One segment of Atribacteraceae bacterium DNA contains the following:
- a CDS encoding MBL fold metallo-hydrolase: MNAYLRYRRFTLGDFLTECYLVFRDREALLIDSPVPAPDIDNFLVENGLNLIFIVNTHGHIDHIGGNRYFKEQYPGAKLLIHEREVRYLLDPSLNLSSKIYHPFVSPESDQALAGEAGRFLFGGVPVDYLHTPGHTPGSMCLYFPDLLWLFSGDTLFAGSVGRTDLPGGSFQALTASLKKMCSHFPGEATVLPGHGPMSTLQEEISSNPYLIELVGKKV; this comes from the coding sequence ATGAATGCGTACCTAAGATACCGTCGTTTTACTCTGGGAGATTTTTTGACCGAGTGTTATTTGGTTTTTCGAGACAGAGAAGCTCTGCTCATCGATTCACCGGTCCCGGCGCCGGATATCGACAACTTTTTAGTGGAGAACGGGCTGAATTTAATCTTTATTGTCAATACTCATGGTCATATCGACCATATTGGGGGCAACCGGTATTTCAAGGAGCAGTATCCCGGAGCAAAACTGCTCATCCACGAACGTGAAGTCCGGTATCTATTAGACCCTTCTTTAAATCTTTCTTCTAAAATTTATCACCCTTTTGTCTCTCCGGAATCAGATCAAGCGCTCGCGGGAGAGGCAGGCCGCTTCTTGTTCGGTGGTGTCCCGGTAGACTATCTCCATACCCCCGGTCATACACCGGGAAGTATGTGTTTGTATTTTCCGGACCTACTGTGGCTTTTCAGTGGAGATACTTTGTTTGCCGGGTCAGTGGGAAGAACGGATTTGCCAGGTGGTTCTTTCCAGGCACTGACTGCTTCTCTGAAAAAAATGTGTTCCCACTTTCCGGGGGAGGCGACCGTTCTTCCCGGTCATGGACCGATGAGCACCCTTCAGGAGGAAATTAGCTCTAATCCTTATCTAATCGAATTAGTTGGGAAGAAGGTATAG
- a CDS encoding SDR family NAD(P)-dependent oxidoreductase: MKIENIVVTGASKGIGRAISLKLVSSGMTVFALARHRETLKELTVWGGEKNPHLSR; the protein is encoded by the coding sequence ATGAAGATTGAAAACATTGTCGTGACCGGAGCCAGTAAGGGCATTGGAAGGGCGATCTCTCTGAAGCTGGTTTCATCGGGGATGACAGTTTTCGCTCTGGCCCGGCATCGGGAAACTCTAAAGGAACTAACCGTGTGGGGTGGCGAAAAAAATCCACACCTATCCCGTTGA
- the dtd gene encoding D-aminoacyl-tRNA deacylase — MIAVIQRVTSALVRVGGNITGKIDDGLLVFLGVGRGDDLLDVEYLIRKIPNLRLFKDKQDKMNASLIDRGGKILLVSQFTLYGECRRGLRPSFDRAADPILARELFEAVRNGLAQRGLDVQTGIFGAIMQVELVNDGPVTILLESKKGNET; from the coding sequence ATGATAGCCGTGATCCAGCGGGTGACGTCAGCCTTGGTCCGGGTCGGTGGGAATATTACCGGCAAGATTGACGATGGTCTTCTGGTCTTCCTGGGGGTGGGGCGGGGAGACGACTTATTGGACGTCGAGTACCTGATAAGAAAAATACCCAATCTTCGACTCTTTAAAGATAAACAGGACAAGATGAACGCCAGCTTGATTGACCGTGGCGGGAAAATACTCCTGGTTTCACAGTTTACCCTCTATGGCGAATGCCGCAGAGGGCTACGCCCCAGTTTTGACCGAGCCGCCGATCCGATCTTGGCCCGGGAACTTTTTGAAGCGGTGCGGAACGGCTTAGCGCAACGGGGTTTGGATGTCCAAACGGGCATCTTTGGAGCAATAATGCAGGTCGAGCTTGTAAACGACGGTCCGGTGACGATCTTGCTGGAGAGCAAAAAAGGGAACGAGACATGA
- a CDS encoding bifunctional (p)ppGpp synthetase/guanosine-3',5'-bis(diphosphate) 3'-pyrophosphohydrolase, with translation MSEKRPIIVVVSHYLDELQERIAEYNPRFDRSLIEKAYTFSQQAHQGQDRLSGEPFIIHPLAVAHVVADLKMDDATICAALLHDVLEDTYISEEELDREFGREITALIRGATKLSVGFALIKQEEAQIENYRRLFVAMAEDVRVIIIKLADRLHNMRTLKFQYRDKKEIIAQETLEIFAPIARRLGIGKISNELENLSLFFLDPEIFCNVQRGIERIRESRESQIGVAETKLRERLSRSKISAEFQSRFKNIYSIYMKMNRQKISLDDLHDLIAMRVIVETIEDCYAVLGIVHSLWVPVADRFKDYIALPKSNMYQSLHTTVIGPQGDPMEIQIRTWEMHRIAEYGVAAHWRYKEGKKEAANEILERMAWLRQILEWQQDLRNTREFMESLKISLFDEEVYVFTPKGDLKKLPRKSTPIDFAYLIHTEIGNHCIGARVNKQIVPLDYQLKSGDIVEIITSRSSSGPSVDWLRIAQTPGARNKIRAFLRKKNRDVSLEKGKSALEKELAKYSLEAEETTQVQANLGKFMDENNYRALEDLYSAIGEGRFTTRQVINKILPYSIRKRFQKKKRVGAKPTTTQAEDAIIIQGATGLSVKLARCCLPISGDRIVGFITLGKGITVHRSICHNLVRLSQNSNRIIEATWDREVIHSYQAGLVVESLDRPKLLADITNTFANLQMEIRSIHAHTNGSEAKIVMVVEVKDRNELDSCVQALKKVSHVKAVRRGGAFVLK, from the coding sequence TTATTATCCATCCCCTGGCGGTTGCCCATGTCGTGGCCGACCTTAAGATGGATGACGCCACGATCTGTGCCGCCCTCCTCCACGACGTTCTCGAGGATACCTACATTTCAGAAGAAGAACTGGATAGGGAATTCGGAAGGGAGATCACTGCTTTGATCCGTGGAGCGACAAAACTCAGCGTCGGTTTTGCGCTCATCAAACAGGAAGAAGCTCAAATAGAAAACTACCGGCGCCTTTTTGTCGCAATGGCCGAAGATGTCCGTGTAATTATCATCAAGCTGGCCGACCGACTGCATAATATGCGCACCCTGAAGTTCCAGTATCGGGATAAAAAGGAAATCATTGCTCAGGAAACTTTGGAAATTTTCGCACCGATTGCCAGAAGGCTGGGGATCGGTAAGATTAGTAACGAGTTAGAAAACCTCTCGTTGTTTTTTCTCGATCCGGAAATATTCTGCAACGTTCAGCGAGGAATTGAGCGGATCCGGGAATCAAGGGAAAGCCAGATTGGCGTGGCAGAAACAAAATTACGGGAACGATTAAGTCGCTCAAAAATCAGCGCGGAATTCCAGAGTCGCTTTAAGAACATTTATAGTATTTACATGAAAATGAACCGCCAGAAGATCAGCCTCGACGACCTGCACGATCTCATTGCTATGCGGGTGATTGTCGAAACAATCGAGGACTGTTACGCAGTCCTGGGAATCGTCCATTCCCTCTGGGTCCCAGTTGCCGACCGGTTCAAAGATTATATCGCTCTTCCCAAGTCAAATATGTACCAATCTCTGCACACAACAGTCATCGGTCCTCAGGGTGATCCGATGGAAATTCAGATTCGAACTTGGGAAATGCACCGTATAGCCGAATATGGGGTTGCCGCCCACTGGCGCTACAAGGAGGGAAAGAAGGAAGCAGCAAATGAGATCTTGGAGCGAATGGCCTGGTTGCGCCAGATTCTGGAATGGCAGCAGGACCTGCGTAATACCCGGGAATTCATGGAAAGCTTGAAAATCAGTCTTTTTGATGAGGAGGTATATGTTTTTACCCCAAAAGGAGATTTAAAGAAGCTTCCCCGGAAATCCACGCCCATAGATTTTGCCTACCTGATCCACACAGAAATCGGAAACCATTGCATCGGTGCGCGGGTTAACAAACAGATCGTCCCCCTTGATTACCAGTTGAAAAGCGGGGATATCGTTGAAATAATTACCTCCCGCTCCTCTTCCGGCCCGAGTGTCGATTGGCTGAGGATCGCTCAGACACCGGGAGCCCGCAATAAAATCCGGGCCTTTCTTCGCAAGAAAAACCGGGATGTGAGCTTGGAAAAAGGAAAATCCGCCCTTGAGAAAGAACTCGCAAAATATTCCCTGGAAGCCGAAGAGACAACCCAGGTCCAGGCGAACCTGGGGAAGTTTATGGATGAAAACAACTATCGAGCCCTTGAAGATCTTTATAGCGCAATTGGAGAGGGACGGTTCACCACCAGGCAGGTTATCAACAAAATCTTGCCGTATTCGATTCGTAAACGGTTTCAAAAGAAAAAGCGGGTTGGAGCAAAACCGACCACGACTCAGGCAGAAGACGCAATCATCATCCAGGGTGCTACCGGTCTTTCCGTGAAACTGGCCCGCTGCTGCCTTCCGATATCCGGTGACCGTATCGTTGGATTCATCACCCTGGGAAAAGGGATCACGGTTCACCGATCCATCTGCCACAACCTGGTACGTCTGTCCCAGAACAGCAACCGGATTATTGAGGCGACTTGGGACAGGGAGGTGATTCATTCTTACCAGGCCGGCTTAGTGGTCGAATCTTTGGACCGCCCGAAACTTCTAGCGGATATCACCAATACGTTTGCTAACCTTCAGATGGAGATCCGTTCGATCCATGCGCATACCAACGGAAGCGAAGCGAAGATTGTTATGGTGGTGGAAGTAAAAGACCGAAATGAACTGGATTCTTGTGTCCAGGCGCTGAAGAAAGTATCTCATGTGAAAGCTGTTCGGCGGGGAGGAGCGTTTGTTCTGAAATGA